The Candidatus Zixiibacteriota bacterium genome has a window encoding:
- a CDS encoding ATP-binding cassette domain-containing protein yields MNDELAVNVTDLTVAYKDKPVLWDIDLEIPKKTLMAIVGPNGAGKTTLIKAILGLVRKAAGQVLIHGKPYRKQHQLVGYVPQRGSVDWDFPTSVLDVVVMGSYGSLGWIRRPGKKEKHEAMQALEKVRMEKYCDRQISQLSGGQQQRVFLARALVQDAMVYFMDEPFQGVDATTERAIITILKELKDSGRAVAVVHHDLQTVPEYFDWVTLLNVRRIASGPVEEVFTEDNLRMAYGGKVDFLSHQMSSQNSAREQ; encoded by the coding sequence GGTACTCTGGGACATTGATCTTGAGATTCCGAAAAAGACGCTTATGGCGATCGTGGGACCCAATGGCGCGGGCAAGACGACTTTGATCAAGGCGATCCTGGGATTGGTCCGGAAGGCGGCCGGACAGGTGTTGATTCATGGCAAACCCTACCGTAAGCAACATCAGCTGGTCGGCTACGTGCCCCAGCGCGGTTCTGTCGACTGGGATTTTCCCACCAGCGTGCTCGATGTGGTCGTGATGGGAAGTTATGGCTCGCTGGGATGGATCCGGCGTCCGGGCAAAAAGGAAAAACATGAAGCCATGCAGGCGCTCGAAAAAGTCAGGATGGAAAAGTATTGCGACAGGCAGATCAGCCAGTTGTCAGGAGGCCAGCAACAGAGGGTGTTTCTGGCTCGTGCTCTGGTCCAGGATGCCATGGTCTACTTCATGGATGAACCGTTCCAGGGAGTTGATGCCACCACTGAAAGAGCCATCATTACCATATTGAAAGAACTCAAAGACAGTGGCCGAGCGGTGGCGGTTGTGCATCATGACCTGCAGACCGTGCCGGAGTATTTTGACTGGGTGACGCTGTTGAATGTGCGCAGGATCGCCAGCGGACCGGTCGAAGAAGTTTTTACTGAAGATAATTTGCGGATGGCTTACGGTGGTAAAGTCGACTTTTTGAGCCACCAGATGAGTTCGCAAAACAGCGCCCGGGAGCAGTAA